The Methanocalculus natronophilus genome includes a window with the following:
- a CDS encoding phosphopentomutase/phosphoglucosamine mutase, whose translation MLFGSSGIRMQYGRTLLDLSLSLGLSMGAGRQKVVVARDTRSSGHILAESLIAGLLSAGSDVLSGGVAPTPTVAYAARNTDAGIMVTASHNPEEYNGLKVFNPDGSSITRAEQHEIEATLGDPSWTDWRTIGSRVESEIVTQHQDAILSSLSLPEGMTVVLDCGGGAGSLITPALLKESHLPAVLLNCDPTPLFPRPSEPLPENLSYMPQVIRSSGAACGIAQDGDADRCVAFDNRGRFIAGEHLLMLFASYLDLGEVVTTMDASMAVDEVATVRRTPVGDSYVSEALLSWGSLGGEPSGSWIFPSHSLCPDGVYAAALICEIAGEWDLAEEVDGMPVYPILRSSIPTPDGAAVLRALGAENPTDGLRVEEEDGWYLVRASGTEPKVRVTAEGRTKDNAKRLLSEGEDRLKRAIRKVS comes from the coding sequence AAGGTGGTTGTCGCACGGGATACGCGATCAAGCGGCCATATACTTGCCGAATCTCTTATTGCAGGCCTCCTCTCTGCCGGGTCTGATGTTCTCTCCGGAGGGGTTGCGCCGACCCCGACTGTTGCCTATGCGGCCCGGAATACAGATGCCGGCATCATGGTGACGGCCTCGCATAACCCTGAAGAATATAATGGATTAAAAGTCTTCAATCCCGATGGTTCATCCATCACACGTGCAGAGCAGCATGAGATTGAAGCGACCCTCGGTGATCCTTCATGGACTGACTGGAGAACCATCGGTTCAAGGGTCGAATCAGAGATTGTGACGCAGCACCAGGACGCAATCCTCTCTTCCCTCTCTCTTCCTGAAGGGATGACGGTTGTCCTGGATTGCGGCGGCGGTGCAGGATCGCTCATCACCCCCGCCCTTCTCAAAGAGAGCCATCTTCCTGCCGTGCTGCTCAACTGCGATCCAACTCCGCTGTTTCCGCGTCCATCTGAACCCCTGCCTGAGAACCTCTCCTATATGCCACAGGTTATCAGGAGCTCCGGTGCTGCCTGCGGGATCGCCCAGGACGGGGATGCAGACAGGTGCGTTGCCTTTGATAACAGGGGGCGGTTCATTGCAGGCGAACACCTCCTGATGCTCTTTGCGTCATACCTTGACCTCGGCGAGGTGGTGACAACCATGGATGCGTCCATGGCAGTTGACGAGGTTGCGACAGTCCGCCGCACGCCTGTTGGTGACAGTTATGTCTCTGAAGCCCTCCTCTCCTGGGGAAGCCTTGGAGGCGAACCCTCCGGGAGCTGGATCTTCCCCTCCCACTCGCTCTGCCCCGATGGCGTCTATGCTGCGGCCCTTATCTGTGAAATCGCCGGTGAATGGGATCTCGCAGAAGAAGTTGATGGCATGCCGGTGTATCCAATCCTGCGCTCATCAATTCCGACACCTGATGGAGCAGCAGTACTCCGTGCTCTTGGTGCAGAGAACCCAACAGATGGTCTCCGGGTGGAGGAGGAGGACGGCTGGTACCTGGTACGTGCAAGTGGCACTGAGCCAAAAGTCCGGGTGACCGCGGAAGGCAGAACGAAAGATAATGCAAAACGTCTTCTTTCAGAAGGTGAAGATAGATTAAAAAGAGCGATCCGGAAGGTCTCATGA